From a single Bacillus sp. (in: firmicutes) genomic region:
- a CDS encoding GapA-binding peptide SR1P — protein sequence MGTIVCQTCNATIDHFEDEKVTVLYSTCCGCNEESTDEE from the coding sequence ATGGGAACAATCGTATGTCAAACTTGCAACGCAACCATTGATCATTTTGAAGATGAGAAAGTAACGGTTCTTTATTCTACTTGTTGCGGTTGCAACGAAGAGTCCACGGATGAAGAGTAA
- a CDS encoding DUF1054 domain-containing protein — protein MAFQSFTSQDFDVFSIPGLEDRMDGIITYVRPKLEQLGQYFAPILSSFTGEEMFAHVAKHARRTKNPPDDTWVAFAPNKRGYKKLPHFQIGLWGSHLFVYFAVIYENPYKEQIGQAFTTNFKQIVDTIPSHYVWSSDHTVPYANVHKELTEDDLRQLFERLMNVKKAEILCGIHLSKEKVLNMSGNELLQTIENTFKTLLPLYQLANSPNEVKV, from the coding sequence ATGGCATTTCAAAGCTTTACTTCACAAGATTTTGATGTCTTTTCAATACCAGGATTAGAGGACAGAATGGATGGGATTATTACATATGTGCGTCCAAAATTAGAACAACTCGGACAATATTTTGCTCCTATCCTAAGCTCCTTTACAGGGGAAGAAATGTTTGCCCATGTTGCCAAACATGCTCGCCGTACGAAAAATCCTCCTGATGATACGTGGGTAGCCTTTGCTCCTAACAAAAGGGGGTATAAAAAACTACCACATTTTCAAATCGGGTTATGGGGATCGCATCTTTTTGTTTACTTTGCGGTTATTTACGAAAATCCCTATAAAGAACAAATCGGACAAGCATTTACAACCAACTTTAAACAAATTGTCGACACAATTCCTTCTCATTATGTATGGTCTAGTGATCATACGGTTCCTTACGCAAATGTTCATAAAGAACTTACAGAAGACGACTTACGTCAATTGTTTGAACGATTAATGAACGTAAAAAAAGCAGAAATACTTTGTGGCATTCACCTGTCAAAGGAAAAAGTGTTAAACATGTCTGGAAACGAACTTCTTCAAACGATTGAAAACACATTTAAAACACTTTTGCCTCTTTATCAGCTTGCCAACTCGCCGAATGAAGTGAAAGTGTAA
- a CDS encoding nitronate monooxygenase, which produces MNFETRVTKLLNIQYPIIQGGLAHLAYSELAAAVSNAGGLGQITAMSLPSPEDLREEIKKVRQLTDKPFGVNFAIGQHGRPFSHYLDVAIEEKVPVISMTGGNPTPLFEQLKGVDVKKLVLVAAKRQAQKAEELGADAVMVVGQEGGGHLGKHDIGTFVLIPQVVDAVSIPVIASGGIGDGRGLMAAFALGAEGIEMGTRFIATKECVHASDVYKQALIEGTENDTVVIKRSLGAPARAIANSWTEKILEIERQNGGYEALKDYISGTANKRFIYDGKVDEGFAWAGQVMGLIKDVPTVQELFDRMIHEAESIRRRWSME; this is translated from the coding sequence ATGAATTTTGAAACACGAGTCACGAAATTATTGAATATTCAATATCCAATCATTCAAGGAGGCTTAGCTCATTTAGCCTATTCAGAATTAGCCGCAGCGGTTTCCAATGCTGGGGGACTTGGACAAATCACAGCCATGTCCTTACCAAGTCCAGAAGATTTGCGAGAGGAAATTAAAAAAGTGAGACAATTAACGGATAAACCGTTTGGAGTCAATTTTGCGATTGGTCAACATGGGCGTCCATTTTCGCATTATCTCGATGTGGCCATTGAAGAAAAAGTACCTGTCATTTCGATGACTGGTGGAAATCCAACACCACTTTTTGAACAATTAAAAGGGGTAGACGTAAAAAAACTCGTGTTAGTAGCAGCGAAACGTCAAGCTCAAAAAGCGGAAGAGCTTGGAGCGGATGCGGTGATGGTCGTTGGCCAAGAAGGTGGAGGACATTTAGGTAAGCATGATATCGGAACGTTTGTACTAATCCCTCAAGTAGTAGACGCGGTATCCATCCCGGTAATTGCCTCTGGCGGGATCGGTGATGGTCGAGGTCTCATGGCCGCTTTCGCTTTAGGTGCAGAAGGAATCGAAATGGGTACTCGCTTTATTGCAACAAAAGAATGTGTTCATGCATCGGATGTCTATAAGCAGGCGTTGATTGAAGGAACAGAAAATGATACAGTAGTGATTAAGCGCTCGCTCGGTGCACCAGCCCGTGCCATCGCTAACTCTTGGACTGAAAAAATATTAGAAATCGAACGACAAAACGGTGGATATGAAGCATTAAAAGATTATATTAGTGGCACCGCCAATAAGCGTTTTATTTATGATGGTAAAGTGGATGAAGGTTTTGCTTGGGCAGGCCAAGTGATGGGACTTATAAAAGATGTCCCGACTGTTCAAGAACTATTCGACCGGATGATTCATGAGGCGGAATCCATTCGTCGTCGCTGGTCGATGGAATAA
- a CDS encoding aminotransferase class I/II-fold pyridoxal phosphate-dependent enzyme: MSQFETPLFTGLKEHAKKNPIQFHIPGHKKGTGMDPEFRQFIGENALSIDLINIAPLDDLHQPKGIIKKAQDLAAKAFGADYTFFSVQGTSGAIMTMVMSVCGPGDKIIVPRNVHKSVMSAIVFSGATPIFIHPEIDDRLGISHGISTDAVEKALKQHPDAKGVLVINPTYFGVSADLKKIVDIAHSYNVPVLVDEAHGVHIHFHDDLPLSAMQAGADMAATSVHKLGGSMTQSSILNVREGLVSAKRVQTILSMLTTTSTSYLLLASLDVARKRLATEGKSMLDQTIRLAQWIRNEVNKIEHLYCVGEEILGTNAAYDMDPTKLIISVKDLGITGYDAEKWLREVYNIEVELSDLYNILCIVTPGDTEREATILVEALQKLSDTFKHLANEVSANVMLPDIPLLALSPREAFYSDTEVVPFEKSVGRIIAEFIMVYPPGIPIFIPGEIITEENLRYIKKNLEVGLPVQGPEDFELKTLRVIKEHRAIK; encoded by the coding sequence TTGTCACAATTTGAAACGCCACTATTTACTGGGTTAAAAGAACATGCTAAAAAGAATCCGATACAATTTCATATTCCAGGACATAAAAAAGGAACTGGAATGGACCCTGAGTTTCGGCAATTCATCGGTGAAAACGCATTGTCTATCGACTTAATTAATATCGCGCCATTAGACGATTTGCACCAACCGAAAGGAATCATTAAAAAGGCACAAGACTTAGCTGCTAAAGCCTTTGGTGCTGACTATACATTCTTTTCCGTCCAAGGCACAAGTGGTGCAATCATGACAATGGTCATGTCTGTTTGTGGTCCTGGAGATAAAATAATTGTCCCTCGGAATGTGCATAAATCAGTCATGTCAGCCATTGTTTTTTCAGGTGCAACGCCTATTTTTATTCATCCGGAAATTGATGACCGGTTAGGAATTTCCCATGGGATTTCTACCGATGCTGTTGAAAAAGCATTGAAACAACACCCTGATGCCAAAGGGGTTTTAGTTATCAATCCAACGTATTTTGGTGTATCTGCCGATTTGAAAAAAATCGTCGATATCGCCCATTCTTACAACGTTCCAGTCTTAGTTGATGAAGCACATGGTGTACACATTCATTTCCATGATGATCTTCCGCTATCGGCCATGCAAGCAGGAGCAGATATGGCCGCAACTAGTGTGCATAAATTAGGTGGATCGATGACACAAAGCTCCATTTTAAACGTTCGAGAAGGTCTCGTGTCAGCGAAACGAGTCCAAACGATTTTAAGCATGCTCACAACGACTTCGACATCGTATTTATTACTGGCTTCTTTAGATGTCGCCCGTAAACGTTTGGCTACCGAAGGAAAAAGCATGTTAGACCAAACGATTCGGTTAGCCCAGTGGATTCGGAATGAAGTTAACAAAATTGAACATTTGTACTGTGTAGGCGAAGAAATTTTAGGAACAAATGCCGCCTATGATATGGATCCTACAAAGCTTATTATCTCCGTGAAAGATTTAGGGATTACTGGTTATGATGCAGAAAAATGGCTGAGAGAAGTATATAACATTGAAGTTGAGCTCTCCGATTTATATAATATTCTCTGCATTGTAACACCTGGTGATACCGAACGGGAAGCAACTATCCTTGTGGAAGCACTACAAAAGCTTTCCGATACATTCAAGCACTTAGCCAATGAAGTTTCAGCTAATGTAATGCTACCAGATATTCCACTTTTAGCCCTGTCTCCACGGGAGGCCTTTTATTCCGATACGGAAGTGGTGCCGTTTGAAAAATCGGTTGGTCGCATTATCGCCGAATTTATCATGGTCTATCCACCAGGAATTCCTATTTTTATTCCTGGCGAAATTATTACAGAAGAGAACTTACGTTACATTAAGAAAAACTTAGAAGTCGGTTTACCGGTTCAAGGTCCGGAAGATTTCGAATTAAAAACATTACGCGTCATCAAAGAACATAGAGCGATAAAATAA
- a CDS encoding polysaccharide deacetylase family protein: MNKIIIGTMLLLLIAACSHTYTETTDSPPSYKYPEQKENKHENKGKIENNEENEKDVLNMHEEEKEVPLVPLYRVDEHSWTIVPIADANEKVVLLTIDDAPDQYTLEMANILKELDVKAIFFVNGHFLDTEEEQNVLKEIHQLGFEIGNHTYSHSMLSKLSPEKQKEEIVRLNNLIENIIGERPKFFRAPFGVNTEISKEIVRQEGMQLMNWTYGYDWEKEYRTKEALEHIMVDTPLLRNGANLLMHDREWTKEALRNIVLGLQEKGYEIIDPALIATPQPNQ; this comes from the coding sequence ATGAATAAGATCATTATAGGTACCATGTTGTTACTACTGATTGCTGCATGCTCCCATACGTATACTGAGACAACCGATTCACCGCCTTCATATAAATACCCTGAACAAAAGGAAAATAAACATGAAAATAAGGGAAAAATTGAAAATAATGAAGAAAATGAGAAAGATGTTTTGAATATGCATGAGGAAGAAAAGGAAGTCCCACTTGTTCCACTCTACCGTGTAGATGAACATTCATGGACAATCGTTCCTATCGCGGATGCGAATGAAAAAGTTGTTCTATTGACAATCGATGATGCGCCTGATCAATATACGTTAGAAATGGCCAATATTCTTAAAGAGCTTGATGTCAAAGCGATCTTTTTCGTCAATGGTCATTTTTTAGATACGGAGGAAGAACAAAATGTTTTAAAAGAAATACACCAGTTAGGTTTTGAAATCGGAAATCATACGTACAGTCATTCCATGTTAAGTAAACTCTCTCCTGAAAAACAGAAAGAAGAGATTGTTAGGTTAAATAATTTGATTGAAAATATTATCGGTGAACGCCCGAAATTTTTCCGGGCACCATTTGGGGTGAATACAGAAATTAGTAAGGAGATTGTAAGGCAAGAAGGAATGCAGTTGATGAATTGGACGTACGGGTACGATTGGGAAAAGGAGTATCGAACGAAAGAAGCGTTGGAACACATTATGGTAGACACACCGTTGTTGCGTAATGGAGCTAACCTCTTAATGCACGACCGGGAGTGGACAAAAGAAGCTTTACGTAACATCGTTCTTGGCTTACAAGAAAAAGGATATGAAATAATAGATCCGGCACTGATTGCCACACCACAACCCAATCAATAG
- a CDS encoding DUF1885 family protein — MERAKIDVPDHLPITKEKVITLFDEYKEQMKRTGAQLGWAYEEAAFPYQIEEVNEHEIFLRGFERHYWGIFLFWDDSSLYIQLHPQSTHADKGKANEFCKSFGPKLKGKVTLFNGRLMDFSLEKKKRKK, encoded by the coding sequence ATGGAACGAGCAAAAATCGATGTACCCGATCATCTGCCAATAACAAAAGAGAAGGTGATCACATTATTTGATGAATATAAGGAACAAATGAAAAGAACAGGTGCTCAGCTAGGATGGGCATACGAAGAAGCAGCTTTTCCTTATCAAATAGAAGAAGTAAACGAGCATGAAATTTTTTTACGAGGGTTTGAACGTCATTATTGGGGGATCTTTCTATTTTGGGACGATTCTTCTCTTTACATTCAGCTCCATCCCCAATCTACTCATGCTGATAAAGGGAAAGCGAACGAGTTTTGTAAATCATTTGGACCGAAACTAAAAGGGAAAGTTACTTTGTTTAACGGTCGGTTAATGGACTTTTCACTCGAAAAAAAGAAAAGAAAGAAATAA
- a CDS encoding UPF0223 family protein, translating into MEYQYPFSYDWTTQEIIDVIKFFEAVETVYEKGMNRDEFMTFYRRFKEIVPSKAEEKKYCNEFADSSGYSPYHVVKKMKESNPGDFVKMES; encoded by the coding sequence ATGGAATATCAATATCCGTTCTCGTATGATTGGACAACACAAGAAATAATCGATGTGATTAAGTTTTTTGAAGCGGTCGAAACAGTGTACGAAAAAGGTATGAACCGCGATGAATTTATGACCTTTTATCGACGATTTAAAGAAATCGTTCCTAGTAAAGCGGAAGAAAAAAAGTATTGTAATGAATTTGCTGATTCGAGTGGGTATTCACCTTACCATGTAGTGAAAAAAATGAAGGAATCAAATCCAGGCGATTTTGTGAAAATGGAATCGTAA